In Musa acuminata AAA Group cultivar baxijiao chromosome BXJ3-11, Cavendish_Baxijiao_AAA, whole genome shotgun sequence, one DNA window encodes the following:
- the LOC103972752 gene encoding transcription factor MYB78 produces the protein MEVRKGAWTVEEDLLLMNYIASHGEGQWNSLARCAGLRRTGKSCRLRWLNYLRPDVRRGNITPEEQLLILELHSRWGNRWSKIAQCLPGRTDNEIKNYWRTRVEKQAKQLRCDVDSQRFKDMVRYMWMPRLAERILASSGGSSAPLACERPAEGSVEVGQTSETQYASVSATGGTASSTQACDVVTASESVPSPGACDGLGSLDWEESLWSMVEVWSQQEL, from the exons ATGGAGGTGAGAAAAGGGGCGTGGACTGTGGAAGAAGACCTGTTGCTGATGAACTACATCGCTAGCCATGGCGAGGGCCAATGGAATTCGCTCGCTCGCTGTGCAG GTCTGAGGAGAACAGGCAAGAGCTGCCGGCTCCGGTGGCTCAATTATCTCCGCCCGGACGTCCGCCGCGGCAACATCACTCCCGAAGAGCAGCTCCTCATCCTCGAGCTCCACTCTCGCTGGGGGAACCG GTGGTCGAAGATAGCGCAGTGCTTGCCGGGGAGgacggacaacgagatcaagaactactggagaaCGAGGGTGGAGAAGCAAGCGAAGCAGCTCCGGTGCGACGTTGACAGCCAGCGGTTCAAGGACATGGTGAGGTACATGTGGATGCCTCGACTTGCCGAGAGGATCCTCGCGTCTTCCGGCGGCAGCTCTGCCCCATTGGCCTGTGAGCGACCGGCAGAGGGAAGCGTTGAGGTCGGTCAGACTTCCGAGACACAGTACGCGTCAGTTTCAGCGACCGGCGGCACCGCCAGCAGCACGCAGGCGTGCGATGTTGTGACAGCTTCAGAGAGCGTACCGAGTCCCGGAGCTTGTGATGGCTTGGGGTCACTGGATTGGGAAGAGAGCTTGTGGAGCATGGTGGAGGTTTGGTCGCAGCAAGAGCTTTAG